Proteins found in one Kangiella sediminilitoris genomic segment:
- the infC gene encoding translation initiation factor IF-3, whose translation MKKGQKRDDRQRINENIRAKEVRLIQADGENVGVVDTKDALAQAVEAELDLVEVSPDANPPVCKIMDFGKYLFEQKKAKAAAKKKQKVTQVKEIKFRPGTDIGDYKVKLRNLIRFLEDGDKTKITVRFRGREMAHQELGMELLKRVEKDLEEYGSVEQRPSMEGRQMTMVVAPNKKK comes from the coding sequence ATTAAAAAAGGTCAAAAGCGCGACGATAGACAGCGCATAAATGAGAATATTCGTGCGAAGGAAGTTCGCTTGATTCAAGCCGACGGCGAAAATGTTGGCGTGGTAGATACAAAAGATGCCCTGGCTCAGGCAGTAGAAGCCGAGCTGGATTTGGTAGAGGTATCACCAGATGCGAATCCTCCAGTCTGTAAAATTATGGACTTTGGTAAGTACCTTTTCGAGCAGAAGAAAGCGAAAGCTGCTGCTAAGAAAAAGCAGAAAGTTACCCAAGTCAAAGAAATCAAGTTTCGCCCAGGGACGGACATAGGGGACTATAAGGTAAAACTACGCAACCTTATACGTTTTCTGGAAGATGGGGACAAGACGAAGATCACTGTCCGCTTCCGTGGTCGTGAGATGGCGCACCAAGAACTCGGAATGGAGTTATTGAAGCGTGTCGAAAAAGACCTGGAAGAGTACGGTTCAGTTGAGCAACGTCCATCAATGGAAGGTCGTCAGATGACGATGGTGGTTGCCCCCAACAAGAAGAAGTAA
- the rplT gene encoding 50S ribosomal protein L20, translating to MARVKRGVTAHARHKKVLKQAKGYYGARSRVYRVAKQAVIKAGQYAYRDRRQRKRQFRSLWIARINAESRNHGLSYSRFINGLKKSNIEIDRKMLAELAVFDKVAFAAFAEQAKSALDA from the coding sequence ATGGCAAGAGTAAAACGCGGTGTGACAGCTCACGCACGTCACAAGAAAGTTTTAAAGCAGGCTAAAGGTTACTACGGTGCACGTAGTCGTGTATATCGTGTAGCTAAACAAGCTGTAATTAAAGCGGGTCAATATGCATATCGTGACCGTCGTCAACGTAAGCGTCAATTCCGTTCTCTATGGATTGCACGTATCAACGCTGAATCACGTAATCACGGTTTGTCTTATAGCCGTTTTATCAATGGTTTGAAAAAATCAAACATTGAAATTGATCGTAAGATGCTAGCAGAATTGGCAGTTTTTGATAAAGTAGCTTTTGCTGCTTTTGCAGAGCAAGCTAAATCTGCCCTGGACGCTTAA
- a CDS encoding DUF4242 domain-containing protein: MPKYVIEREIPDAGKLSQGELHDISEKSCDVLNQLGPEVQWVNSYVTDDKVYCIYIAPDEDAIRKHGEMGGFPVNSVAQVRSVIDPVSAE, translated from the coding sequence ATGCCAAAGTATGTCATAGAACGTGAAATCCCAGATGCCGGTAAACTATCGCAGGGTGAATTACACGACATTTCAGAGAAGTCATGTGACGTCCTGAACCAGCTTGGACCTGAAGTGCAATGGGTCAATAGCTATGTAACTGATGATAAGGTCTATTGTATTTATATTGCCCCCGATGAGGACGCCATTAGAAAGCATGGCGAAATGGGTGGGTTCCCGGTAAATTCAGTTGCCCAGGTCCGCTCGGTTATCGATCCCGTATCGGCAGAGTAA
- a CDS encoding sensor domain-containing diguanylate cyclase: protein MAKKSVKIPSKLLSAALAAAVDGVVIAEKSGSDFLIIYTNPAFEKITGYSQEEVLGKDCRMLNQNARDQDAIATIRKALREQQPCHVTLLNHRKNGDAFWNELSLSPVFSDEGELTHYIGVQKDATERVNQRKKIEEMATKDHLTKLPNRRYYNEEISQLWGVHQRLQATIAFAFIDIDEFKKYNDNYGHLEGDKALKAVAKKVSERFVRSGDLVARFGGEEFVIVTTLDSDPDNFIEALDELRQSILDLKIENKYSEVSPYITVSIGVFYGVPRKNSRPSDFVDLADSAMYEAKRSGKNQVKVVNNVENGAFKPAS, encoded by the coding sequence ATGGCAAAAAAAAGTGTAAAGATTCCTTCGAAGTTATTGTCCGCAGCTTTGGCCGCCGCCGTTGACGGGGTTGTTATCGCTGAAAAATCGGGTAGTGATTTTCTAATTATTTATACCAACCCTGCCTTTGAAAAAATTACCGGCTATTCACAAGAAGAAGTTCTCGGTAAAGACTGCCGAATGCTCAATCAAAATGCGCGAGATCAAGACGCTATTGCTACGATTAGAAAAGCATTGAGAGAGCAGCAGCCCTGTCATGTGACTTTGTTAAACCATAGAAAAAATGGCGATGCCTTTTGGAATGAGCTTAGTCTCTCCCCGGTGTTTTCTGACGAAGGCGAGCTGACTCACTACATTGGTGTTCAAAAGGATGCAACCGAGCGCGTTAATCAAAGGAAAAAGATTGAAGAGATGGCGACCAAAGACCATCTGACAAAGCTACCCAATCGTCGATATTACAACGAAGAAATCAGTCAGCTTTGGGGGGTTCACCAGAGGTTACAGGCAACTATTGCCTTCGCATTTATTGATATTGATGAATTCAAAAAATATAACGATAACTATGGTCATCTTGAAGGTGATAAAGCGCTAAAAGCTGTTGCTAAAAAAGTTTCGGAACGTTTCGTTAGAAGCGGTGATCTGGTGGCTAGATTTGGTGGTGAGGAGTTTGTTATTGTTACGACTCTGGATTCGGACCCTGATAATTTCATAGAAGCCTTAGATGAGCTAAGACAATCAATTCTCGATCTGAAAATTGAGAATAAATATTCTGAAGTGAGTCCTTATATCACCGTCAGTATTGGTGTGTTTTATGGGGTTCCCAGAAAAAATTCACGGCCCTCAGACTTTGTTGATCTTGCTGATTCCGCCATGTATGAAGCCAAGCGAAGCGGTAAAAATCAGGTGAAAGTGGTTAATAATGTCGAGAATGGTGCTTTCAAACCGGCCTCTTAA
- the pheT gene encoding phenylalanine--tRNA ligase subunit beta: MKFSEQWLREWVNPEISTQALVDKLTMAGLEVDGFEYLGDNFDGVVVGEISAAEQHPDADKLQVCTVNVGDASDESLQIICGAPNARQGIKVAVAMIGAVLPGDFKIKKAKLRGVHSFGMLCSETELKIGEDSDGIMELPQDAPLGQDLKSFLKMDDHVIDVDLTPNRGDCLGIRGIAREVGVLTQQDVTEVAPEAVSAEISDELDVKLSAPQACPRYLGRVIKGINPEATTPQWMVQRIERSGVRAIDPVVDVTNYVLLEMGHPMHAFDLEKIDGHIDVRMAKKDEKLTLLDGQEVELTEDTLMIADNSKPLAIAGVMGGEHSGVTTETHDIFLESAYFDPIAIAGKARQYGLHTDASHRYERGVDYELQRTAMERASELLLEIVGGKPGPIIEAVDKAAMPEKRHLTLRRQRIERVVGVSFSDEQVEDILTRLGLGLKATDNGWDVSVPSFRFDIDNEESLIEELVRVYGYNNLPIRKPLGEMAMFMQNENRVFKDTLRDLLVDRGYQEVITYSFVEPKLQAILEPAQKPLALMNPISSEMGVMRTNLLPGLVQSAQFNINRQQSRIRFFEMGLRFDTSGDELQQIPTLAGLVAGRRYIESWDGDARKVDFYDVKGDLEALLNVTKLRFDFVPSDKGILHPGQSANIMLGDKKVGYIGKFHPEIQQKVDLDLDSYVFELDLDALSERKLPEFKPLSKFPSIRRDLAVIVDENVKGGELIDFIVKIGGNLLTDAFIFDIYKGEHLESGKKSIALGMTLRHPEKTLEDAEINAVVEKVVSGLADEYQAVLRN, translated from the coding sequence ATGAAATTTAGTGAACAGTGGTTACGTGAGTGGGTCAACCCTGAAATTTCCACTCAGGCATTAGTCGATAAGCTGACCATGGCTGGCCTAGAGGTCGATGGTTTTGAATATCTGGGCGATAACTTCGATGGCGTTGTTGTCGGTGAAATCAGCGCTGCCGAGCAGCACCCGGACGCGGACAAGCTACAGGTTTGTACCGTGAACGTGGGTGATGCCAGCGATGAGTCGCTACAAATCATCTGTGGTGCTCCTAATGCCCGTCAAGGCATTAAGGTAGCCGTCGCCATGATCGGTGCGGTATTGCCGGGCGATTTTAAAATTAAGAAAGCGAAACTTCGTGGCGTCCATTCTTTCGGTATGCTGTGTTCTGAAACCGAGCTGAAAATCGGCGAAGACAGCGACGGCATTATGGAATTACCACAGGACGCGCCCTTGGGGCAGGATCTGAAATCGTTCCTGAAAATGGACGATCACGTGATTGACGTTGATCTGACGCCAAACCGTGGCGATTGCCTTGGTATTCGCGGTATTGCCCGTGAAGTGGGTGTTCTAACGCAGCAGGACGTAACGGAAGTTGCTCCAGAAGCAGTATCGGCAGAAATCAGCGACGAGCTAGATGTGAAGCTCAGCGCGCCACAGGCGTGTCCGCGTTATCTGGGCCGTGTTATCAAAGGCATTAATCCAGAAGCAACCACGCCACAGTGGATGGTACAGCGTATCGAGCGCTCTGGTGTTCGTGCCATCGACCCGGTGGTAGACGTCACCAACTACGTATTGCTTGAAATGGGCCACCCGATGCACGCCTTCGATTTAGAGAAAATCGACGGTCACATCGACGTTCGTATGGCGAAGAAAGACGAAAAGCTTACGCTGCTTGACGGTCAGGAAGTCGAGCTGACAGAAGATACCTTGATGATTGCCGATAACTCAAAGCCACTGGCGATTGCGGGCGTCATGGGTGGTGAGCACTCTGGCGTGACTACAGAGACTCACGATATCTTCCTTGAAAGTGCCTATTTCGATCCGATCGCTATCGCCGGTAAAGCACGTCAGTATGGTCTGCATACCGATGCTTCACACCGTTACGAGCGTGGCGTGGATTATGAATTACAGAGAACAGCGATGGAGCGTGCTTCTGAGCTGTTGTTAGAGATCGTCGGCGGTAAGCCGGGCCCGATCATTGAAGCGGTCGACAAGGCTGCGATGCCTGAGAAGCGTCACCTGACATTACGTCGCCAGCGCATCGAGCGCGTTGTGGGCGTGAGCTTCTCTGACGAGCAGGTAGAAGATATCCTGACTCGCCTGGGTCTTGGCCTGAAAGCGACGGATAACGGCTGGGACGTCAGCGTTCCGAGCTTCCGCTTCGATATCGATAACGAAGAAAGCCTGATCGAAGAGCTGGTTCGCGTTTATGGCTATAACAATCTGCCGATCCGTAAACCGCTGGGCGAGATGGCGATGTTCATGCAGAACGAGAACCGCGTGTTCAAAGACACGCTGCGTGATCTGCTGGTCGATCGTGGCTATCAGGAAGTGATTACCTACAGTTTCGTCGAACCGAAACTACAGGCGATTCTGGAGCCTGCGCAGAAGCCACTGGCATTGATGAACCCAATTTCCAGCGAGATGGGCGTGATGCGCACTAACTTGCTTCCGGGACTGGTGCAGTCGGCCCAGTTCAACATCAACCGTCAGCAGAGCCGTATCCGTTTCTTCGAGATGGGTCTGCGCTTCGATACGTCAGGTGATGAACTACAGCAGATCCCAACCCTGGCCGGTCTGGTCGCCGGACGTCGTTATATCGAGTCGTGGGATGGTGATGCGCGTAAAGTAGACTTCTATGACGTTAAAGGCGATCTGGAAGCCTTGTTGAACGTGACAAAGCTGCGTTTCGACTTCGTTCCGTCGGACAAGGGTATCCTGCACCCGGGTCAGTCAGCGAACATCATGTTGGGCGACAAGAAAGTCGGTTATATCGGTAAATTCCACCCTGAAATTCAGCAAAAAGTGGATTTAGATCTGGACAGTTACGTGTTTGAACTCGATTTAGATGCACTGTCTGAGCGCAAACTGCCTGAATTCAAGCCTTTATCCAAGTTCCCATCGATTCGCCGTGACCTCGCGGTAATCGTTGATGAAAACGTAAAAGGTGGGGAATTAATTGATTTTATTGTAAAAATAGGCGGGAATTTACTGACAGATGCGTTTATTTTTGATATATACAAGGGTGAACATCTGGAAAGTGGAAAGAAAAGTATCGCGCTAGGCATGACCCTGCGTCATCCAGAGAAGACACTAGAAGATGCTGAGATTAACGCAGTCGTCGAAAAAGTCGTGTCTGGATTAGCCGATGAGTATCAGGCGGTACTTAGGAATTAA
- a CDS encoding CPXCG motif-containing cysteine-rich protein yields the protein MLEQIESQINCPYCGEPQTVLIDPSIEQQQYIEDCQICCRPIEFDVVVNGEDVSLTVHADF from the coding sequence ATGCTTGAACAAATTGAATCTCAAATTAACTGTCCTTACTGTGGTGAACCACAGACCGTTTTGATCGATCCTTCCATCGAACAACAACAATATATCGAAGACTGTCAGATCTGCTGTCGCCCTATTGAGTTTGACGTTGTGGTAAATGGTGAAGATGTCAGCTTGACCGTTCACGCCGATTTTTAA
- the thrS gene encoding threonine--tRNA ligase yields the protein MPVITLPDGSQREFDKAVSVHDVASDIGPGLAKAALAGKVDGKLVDTSYVMDSDSELAIITERDEDGLEIIRHSTAHLLAQAVQRLFDNVQVTIGPVIDNGFYYDFATEKPFTEDDLRAIEKEMEKIVKENLEVERTVMERDEAVTFFRNMGEEYKAEIIESIPTNEELSLYKQGDFIDLCRGPHVPSTSKLKAFKLMKVAGAYWRGDSNNEMLQRIYGTAWTNKKELKGYLKRLEEAEKRDHRKIAKALDLFHLQEEAPGMIFWHDKGWTIYKTLEQYIRDRLKEHDYQEVKTPQIVDRSLWEKSGHWDKFGDDMFTLESDQRDYAIKPMNCPCHVQIYNAGLKSYRDLPLRMAEFGSCHRNEPSGALHGIMRLRNFVQDDAHIFCTEDQIQSEVSKFIEMLYDVYRDFGFTDVIVKLSTRPEQRVGSDEVWDKAEAALADALKANDIEFEYQPGEGAFYGPKLEFTLKDCLERHWQCGTIQVDFSMPGRLGAEFVAESGEREVPVMLHRAILGSLERFIGILIEEYAGKFPAWLAPTQAVIMNITDKHADFCKKTADSLKNKGFRVNSDLRNEKIGFKIREQTLARVPFLLVVGDREVENGHVAVRTREGEDLGSMSVDAFAELLEAEVAKRARKTEA from the coding sequence ATGCCTGTAATTACTTTACCTGATGGTAGCCAACGAGAATTTGATAAAGCCGTTTCTGTACACGATGTTGCCAGCGATATTGGCCCTGGTTTAGCCAAAGCTGCGTTAGCCGGAAAAGTCGACGGTAAACTTGTTGATACCAGTTATGTTATGGATTCTGACTCTGAGCTGGCGATCATTACGGAACGTGATGAAGACGGTTTAGAGATTATTCGTCACTCAACAGCTCACTTGCTGGCGCAAGCGGTGCAACGCCTTTTCGACAATGTTCAGGTCACCATCGGTCCTGTGATCGACAATGGTTTCTACTATGACTTTGCGACCGAAAAGCCGTTTACCGAAGATGACTTACGCGCCATCGAGAAAGAGATGGAGAAAATCGTCAAGGAAAACCTTGAGGTTGAGCGCACCGTGATGGAGCGTGACGAAGCCGTAACCTTCTTCCGTAACATGGGCGAAGAGTACAAGGCAGAAATTATTGAGTCGATTCCGACTAACGAAGAGTTGTCGCTGTACAAGCAGGGCGACTTTATCGACCTATGTCGTGGTCCTCACGTACCGAGCACATCGAAGCTGAAAGCCTTTAAATTGATGAAGGTTGCCGGTGCCTATTGGCGTGGTGACTCGAACAACGAGATGCTACAGCGTATCTACGGTACGGCCTGGACTAACAAGAAAGAACTTAAGGGCTACCTGAAACGTCTGGAAGAAGCCGAGAAGCGTGATCACCGTAAGATTGCTAAGGCACTGGATCTGTTCCACCTACAGGAAGAAGCTCCGGGCATGATTTTCTGGCACGACAAAGGCTGGACTATCTACAAGACGCTTGAGCAGTACATCCGTGATCGCCTGAAAGAGCATGATTATCAGGAAGTGAAGACGCCACAGATTGTGGATCGCAGCCTGTGGGAAAAGTCAGGACACTGGGACAAGTTTGGCGACGACATGTTTACGCTGGAATCGGATCAGCGTGACTATGCGATTAAGCCTATGAACTGCCCATGTCACGTACAGATTTATAACGCTGGCCTCAAGAGCTACCGTGACCTGCCGTTGCGTATGGCCGAGTTTGGCTCTTGCCACCGTAACGAACCATCGGGCGCATTGCACGGTATTATGCGTCTGCGTAACTTCGTACAGGATGATGCTCACATCTTCTGTACTGAAGATCAGATCCAGAGTGAAGTATCGAAGTTTATTGAGATGTTGTATGACGTCTACCGTGACTTCGGCTTTACCGACGTGATCGTTAAATTATCAACTCGTCCGGAGCAGCGCGTCGGTTCGGATGAAGTCTGGGACAAGGCAGAAGCAGCTTTGGCCGATGCATTGAAAGCCAATGACATCGAATTTGAGTATCAGCCGGGCGAAGGTGCCTTCTATGGTCCGAAACTTGAGTTCACGTTGAAAGACTGTCTTGAGCGTCATTGGCAGTGCGGCACGATCCAGGTCGATTTCTCGATGCCGGGTCGTCTTGGAGCTGAGTTCGTTGCCGAGAGTGGTGAGCGTGAAGTACCGGTGATGTTACACCGCGCGATTCTGGGATCTTTGGAGCGTTTTATCGGTATTTTAATCGAAGAATACGCCGGAAAATTCCCAGCTTGGTTAGCCCCAACACAAGCTGTTATCATGAATATTACCGATAAACATGCTGATTTTTGCAAAAAAACAGCAGATTCCTTGAAAAATAAGGGATTTAGGGTAAATTCGGACTTGAGAAATGAGAAGATCGGATTTAAAATTCGCGAGCAGACATTAGCACGTGTTCCGTTCTTACTTGTAGTCGGAGACCGTGAAGTTGAAAATGGTCATGTTGCCGTGAGAACTCGAGAGGGTGAAGACTTAGGTAGCATGAGCGTTGATGCCTTTGCTGAGTTGCTTGAAGCGGAAGTCGCTAAGCGAGCAAGAAAGACAGAAGCATAG
- the rpmI gene encoding 50S ribosomal protein L35, with translation MPKMKTDRGASKRFKKTASGRYKHKQSHLRHILTKKSTKRKRHLRHGKLVDAADTKQIDRMLPNG, from the coding sequence ATGCCAAAGATGAAAACTGACCGCGGTGCTTCGAAGCGTTTCAAAAAAACTGCTTCGGGTCGTTATAAGCACAAACAATCACACTTGCGTCACATCTTGACCAAGAAATCCACTAAGCGTAAGCGTCATTTGCGCCACGGCAAGCTAGTTGATGCCGCGGATACAAAGCAAATCGATCGTATGCTTCCTAACGGGTAA
- the pheS gene encoding phenylalanine--tRNA ligase subunit alpha, with translation MADLQEIIEQAEQEISAVESLPELEQVKARFVGKKGLITAQMKQMATLPPEEKPKFGAKVNEAKKEVFGIIEAKQNAIKTAEINAKLASETIDVTLSGRQSEVGGVHPVNRTLRRIESYFSQMGFSVAEGPEVEDDFHNFTALNIPEHHPARAMHDTFYFDAGRLLRTHTSPVQVRVMENGEPPYRIIAPGRVYRCDSDLTHTPMFHQVEGLLIDESTTFVDLKGVLYEFVTHFFEKDLGVRFRPSYFPFTEPSAEVDIECVMCSGKGCRVCSHTGWLEILGCGMVHPKVLESVGVDSEKYTGFAFGMGVERLTMLRYGVNDLRLFFENDLNFLKQFN, from the coding sequence ATGGCCGATTTACAAGAGATTATCGAACAGGCTGAACAAGAAATCAGCGCCGTAGAATCATTGCCAGAGCTGGAGCAGGTCAAAGCCCGCTTCGTTGGTAAGAAAGGGCTTATTACTGCTCAGATGAAGCAGATGGCGACACTACCGCCAGAAGAAAAGCCAAAGTTTGGCGCCAAAGTTAACGAAGCGAAAAAAGAAGTCTTCGGTATTATCGAGGCGAAACAGAACGCGATTAAAACGGCTGAGATCAATGCTAAGCTTGCCAGCGAAACAATTGATGTCACTCTGAGCGGAAGACAATCAGAGGTGGGCGGTGTACACCCGGTAAACCGTACCTTGAGACGCATTGAGTCATACTTTAGTCAGATGGGCTTTTCCGTGGCAGAAGGTCCTGAAGTTGAAGATGACTTCCACAACTTTACAGCGTTGAACATTCCTGAGCATCACCCAGCGCGCGCCATGCACGATACCTTCTACTTTGACGCCGGCCGTCTACTGAGAACGCATACGTCGCCGGTTCAGGTGCGAGTGATGGAAAACGGTGAACCGCCGTACCGCATTATTGCACCGGGCCGTGTTTATCGCTGTGACTCTGATTTAACGCATACACCCATGTTCCATCAGGTTGAAGGCCTACTGATCGATGAAAGCACGACGTTTGTTGATCTGAAAGGCGTTCTGTATGAGTTCGTTACCCACTTCTTCGAGAAGGACTTAGGCGTGCGTTTCCGTCCGTCCTACTTCCCGTTCACAGAGCCTTCGGCGGAAGTGGATATCGAGTGTGTGATGTGTAGCGGTAAAGGCTGTCGTGTCTGTAGCCACACGGGTTGGTTAGAAATCCTGGGCTGCGGCATGGTACACCCGAAAGTACTGGAATCTGTCGGTGTCGACAGTGAAAAATATACCGGTTTTGCTTTTGGTATGGGCGTCGAGCGTCTGACTATGTTGCGCTATGGCGTCAACGATTTACGTCTGTTCTTCGAGAACGACCTGAACTTCCTGAAGCAATTCAATTAA
- a CDS encoding integration host factor subunit alpha, producing MALTKADMAERLYEELGLNKRESKEIVEAFFEQIRDSLEQGYNVKLSGFGNFELRDKAQRPGRNPKTGEEVPISARRVVTFKPGQKLRGKVADYVGTEQ from the coding sequence ATGGCATTAACAAAAGCTGATATGGCGGAACGTTTATACGAAGAGCTGGGGCTCAATAAACGTGAGTCGAAAGAAATCGTAGAAGCTTTTTTCGAGCAGATCCGCGATTCCTTAGAGCAAGGGTATAATGTCAAGCTCTCAGGCTTCGGTAATTTTGAGTTACGTGACAAGGCGCAACGCCCCGGACGCAACCCGAAAACAGGGGAAGAAGTTCCAATCAGCGCGAGACGCGTTGTCACGTTTAAACCCGGCCAGAAACTTAGAGGGAAAGTAGCCGATTATGTTGGAACCGAGCAATAA
- a CDS encoding S41 family peptidase, producing the protein MKLLFTLLLMVVSFSVYALDKDAVEQWKSDIDHYAKILAERHIDAFHSISESEFQQRLDALKGSLDSKTREQVLVELMEITRAINDGHTSVPLWNQTLNKFPLSFKVINDKPYVIGATEEHLDLLGAEIASVENYSADKVLNELAAIVPFSENPYSKKANAGYYLNRAEVLAGLGLIATPSNAEFTFSKDGRKFSTDLKSSDSYQLAHTISFRNTNGIMPVEKVNDNVWFGSTHEGDTVYFKYRRYPSMSEMESLAEDLLEYINENQSRHLIIDLRENYGGDFFIGLKLAQYLVLADSIDWKSGVYVLIDNETFSAAMSNAAQYTQILNATLVGEPTGAKPSGYQDMGQFTLPNSNLLITYSKRLYHFKEEGKNALYPSKDIALTIGDYINQNDRPLKWVLDNIEKGKRYE; encoded by the coding sequence GTGAAATTATTATTCACTTTATTGCTCATGGTGGTGAGCTTCTCTGTGTACGCGCTGGATAAAGATGCGGTGGAGCAATGGAAAAGTGACATCGACCATTACGCTAAAATATTAGCTGAGCGACATATCGACGCTTTCCATTCCATTTCAGAGTCAGAGTTTCAACAAAGACTTGATGCCTTAAAAGGTTCCCTGGATTCAAAGACAAGAGAGCAGGTCTTAGTTGAACTGATGGAAATCACGCGGGCCATTAATGACGGCCATACCTCAGTCCCGCTGTGGAATCAGACCCTCAACAAGTTTCCATTGAGCTTTAAAGTTATCAACGATAAGCCTTACGTTATTGGTGCTACCGAAGAGCATCTCGATCTATTAGGTGCTGAAATTGCTTCTGTGGAGAATTACTCTGCTGACAAAGTGCTGAACGAATTAGCTGCCATTGTCCCGTTCTCTGAAAACCCTTACTCAAAGAAAGCCAATGCGGGCTATTACCTTAATCGGGCAGAAGTGTTAGCTGGCCTGGGGTTAATAGCCACGCCAAGTAACGCTGAGTTTACATTCAGTAAAGATGGTAGGAAGTTCAGCACAGACTTGAAGTCCAGCGACTCCTATCAGTTGGCGCACACCATTAGCTTCCGAAATACCAATGGAATCATGCCAGTGGAAAAGGTTAATGATAATGTCTGGTTTGGCTCTACTCATGAGGGAGATACCGTCTACTTTAAATACCGACGTTATCCATCCATGTCAGAAATGGAGTCGCTGGCAGAGGATTTGTTGGAATACATTAACGAGAATCAGTCTCGACATCTGATCATCGATTTACGTGAAAACTATGGTGGTGATTTCTTCATCGGGTTAAAACTGGCCCAGTATCTGGTGTTGGCCGATAGCATCGACTGGAAGTCTGGCGTCTACGTTCTTATCGACAATGAAACCTTTTCGGCGGCCATGAGTAATGCTGCTCAATACACACAGATTTTGAATGCCACTCTGGTTGGCGAGCCGACGGGGGCTAAGCCGTCAGGTTATCAGGACATGGGACAATTTACCTTGCCCAATTCAAACCTGTTGATCACTTACTCGAAACGGCTTTACCATTTCAAGGAGGAAGGCAAAAACGCGCTGTATCCTTCAAAAGACATTGCTTTAACCATCGGTGACTACATAAATCAAAACGACAGACCATTGAAATGGGTTCTGGACAACATAGAAAAAGGGAAACGTTATGAATAA
- the cydB gene encoding cytochrome d ubiquinol oxidase subunit II: protein MIDFALIWAGLIAFAVLAYIILDGFDLGIGIMFPFIKSKEDKETAMNTIAPIWDGNETWLVLGGGGLYAVFPLAYSIILPALYMPIILMLLGLIFRGVAFEFHWRARKSQHLWDKGFAIGSLVAALCQGIALGALVQGITVEGRAYAGGWWDWLTPFSITTGVALVVGYVLLGSTWLNMKTTGHLQRLARNIAKVSGTATLGFIGLISLWMVFIEQQYLHRWFDAPNIYYLFVVPVLVLTVGISLFFALKRERDVSPFILSISLFLLSYIGLVISFFPNLVPPSVSVWEAAAPDNSLKFLLVGAAFLIPIILAYTTYAYWVFRGKVKEGEAYH, encoded by the coding sequence ATGATTGACTTCGCACTAATTTGGGCAGGCCTGATTGCTTTTGCGGTACTGGCTTACATCATTCTGGATGGCTTCGATTTAGGCATCGGCATCATGTTCCCCTTTATCAAAAGCAAGGAAGATAAAGAAACGGCGATGAATACTATCGCGCCCATCTGGGACGGTAATGAAACCTGGCTGGTTTTAGGTGGTGGTGGCCTATATGCGGTCTTTCCGCTGGCTTATTCGATTATCCTGCCAGCGTTATATATGCCGATTATTCTGATGCTTCTGGGTTTAATCTTCCGCGGCGTAGCGTTTGAATTTCACTGGCGTGCGCGTAAGTCACAGCACCTGTGGGATAAAGGTTTTGCTATCGGCTCTTTGGTCGCCGCTTTATGTCAGGGTATTGCTCTCGGCGCCCTGGTTCAGGGTATCACGGTCGAAGGCCGAGCTTATGCCGGGGGCTGGTGGGACTGGCTGACCCCGTTCAGTATCACCACAGGTGTTGCCCTGGTAGTGGGGTATGTTCTGCTAGGCTCTACCTGGCTCAATATGAAAACAACCGGCCACTTGCAACGGCTGGCTAGAAATATTGCCAAAGTATCCGGCACTGCTACTCTGGGCTTTATCGGGCTGATCAGCCTGTGGATGGTGTTTATCGAACAGCAGTACCTGCACCGCTGGTTTGATGCGCCAAATATCTATTACCTGTTTGTTGTGCCCGTGCTGGTTTTAACCGTTGGCATCAGTCTATTTTTTGCCTTGAAAAGAGAGCGTGACGTTAGCCCGTTTATCCTGTCTATTTCACTCTTCCTGTTGAGCTATATTGGACTGGTGATTAGCTTCTTTCCAAATCTGGTACCGCCATCGGTCAGCGTCTGGGAAGCAGCGGCGCCTGATAACAGCCTGAAGTTTTTACTGGTTGGCGCCGCATTCCTAATTCCAATTATCTTGGCCTATACAACCTATGCCTACTGGGTTTTCCGCGGCAAGGTTAAAGAAGGCGAGGCCTATCACTAA